A genome region from Thalassotalea euphylliae includes the following:
- a CDS encoding D-hexose-6-phosphate mutarotase, translated as MTLIGENNFGRIKQEGLGESLAQLVMEHQSCHARVSLYGGQVLAWQPREQEEVFWLSNSSDYSQGKAIRGGIPLCWPWFGAHPNAEGAGNHGFARNVVWQLSNSLITEAGVELELVWQGENQHPQWPFKTKVVQKLVLGETFTQQLTIENQSPDTIEFTGALHSYFAVSNPAQVTIPNLDNVPFDCKLSEQKGQQDSLENAVGPLDRIYYFDQQMKIVDAGKQRVIHLMPSQVNNWVLWNPGQKTAAGMADVHAGGEQEYVCLEAANTQPLSVASGKSVTFGQVISVTSLS; from the coding sequence ATGACATTGATTGGTGAGAATAACTTTGGCCGTATCAAGCAAGAAGGGCTAGGGGAGTCGCTAGCGCAGCTAGTGATGGAACATCAATCTTGTCATGCCCGTGTTAGCTTGTATGGCGGCCAAGTACTTGCTTGGCAGCCACGTGAGCAAGAAGAAGTCTTTTGGCTATCGAATTCGTCTGATTATTCACAAGGCAAGGCGATTCGCGGCGGTATTCCGCTGTGTTGGCCTTGGTTTGGTGCACACCCTAACGCTGAGGGTGCGGGTAATCATGGCTTTGCTCGTAACGTCGTCTGGCAACTAAGCAATTCACTAATTACTGAAGCAGGTGTAGAGCTTGAATTGGTATGGCAAGGAGAAAACCAGCACCCGCAATGGCCTTTTAAAACCAAAGTTGTACAAAAACTTGTCTTGGGTGAAACGTTTACGCAGCAACTAACCATTGAAAACCAATCACCAGACACAATTGAATTTACCGGCGCATTACATAGCTACTTCGCCGTTAGTAACCCTGCTCAGGTGACTATTCCAAACCTTGATAATGTGCCTTTTGATTGCAAACTCAGCGAACAAAAAGGCCAGCAAGACTCACTTGAGAACGCAGTAGGGCCACTGGATCGTATTTACTATTTTGATCAGCAAATGAAGATCGTCGACGCTGGCAAGCAGCGAGTCATTCATCTAATGCCTAGCCAGGTGAACAATTGGGTACTATGGAATCCTGGGCAGAAAACGGCGGCAGGTATGGCAGATGTCCATGCAGGTGGCGAACAAGAGTATGTTTGTCTTGAAGCGGCGAATACTCAGCCGCTTTCCGTTGCATCGGGAAAGTCGGTGACGTTTGGCCAAGTGATTAGTGTAACCAGCTTATCGTAA
- a CDS encoding mandelate racemase/muconate lactonizing enzyme family protein gives MKITHVEIFDIHCPERPPWNPVFVRIHTDEGIHGVGEAGLAYDWGHSAAAAMIKEIAEAVLIGFNPFQTELLWSRMLRESFWGLGGGPVLYAAMSAIDTALWDIKGKALGLPVYQLLGGKTNTKLRTYASQLQFDWDKECKKLIEPAEYAEAALKAMAEGYDAVKVDPIVYDANGESSFDRTKLFTKPQMRLFGDRLRAIRDAVGEDVDIIFESHSLMGAASAIQMGEVIEEVGCMMYEEPVNYLNSKVHKKVSDRVNVPIAGGERLYHRWDVRPYFEDQSIDVLQPDVGLCGGFTEAKKVCDYADTYDIRVQAHVCGGPVATAASLHLETAIPNFLIHEHHTYAIKAWNRELCIQDPQPVDGFFEVSETPGIGIELNDEVVKRSPHVTVK, from the coding sequence ATGAAAATTACCCACGTAGAAATTTTTGATATCCATTGCCCTGAGCGCCCACCATGGAATCCGGTATTTGTTCGTATTCATACCGACGAGGGGATTCACGGGGTGGGTGAAGCTGGTTTGGCTTATGACTGGGGTCATAGTGCTGCAGCCGCGATGATCAAAGAAATTGCCGAGGCGGTATTAATTGGCTTTAACCCGTTTCAAACCGAACTATTGTGGTCGCGAATGCTACGTGAAAGCTTCTGGGGACTAGGTGGTGGCCCTGTACTTTATGCGGCGATGAGTGCCATTGATACCGCGCTTTGGGACATCAAAGGTAAGGCATTAGGCTTGCCGGTTTATCAGTTACTTGGTGGTAAAACAAATACCAAACTACGCACTTACGCGAGCCAGTTGCAGTTTGACTGGGATAAAGAGTGTAAAAAATTGATTGAGCCTGCCGAGTATGCCGAAGCTGCATTAAAAGCGATGGCCGAAGGCTATGACGCAGTAAAAGTAGACCCTATTGTTTATGACGCCAATGGCGAATCCTCGTTTGATCGAACCAAGTTATTTACTAAACCACAAATGCGTTTATTTGGTGATCGCTTGCGCGCTATTCGCGACGCTGTGGGTGAAGACGTTGATATTATTTTTGAATCACACTCACTAATGGGCGCCGCTTCTGCAATTCAAATGGGTGAAGTGATCGAAGAGGTTGGCTGTATGATGTACGAAGAGCCAGTGAACTACTTAAATTCAAAAGTGCACAAAAAAGTGTCTGATCGCGTCAATGTGCCAATTGCTGGTGGTGAACGTTTGTACCACCGTTGGGATGTCCGCCCTTATTTTGAAGATCAAAGTATTGATGTATTACAACCAGATGTTGGCTTGTGTGGCGGCTTCACTGAAGCGAAAAAAGTGTGTGACTATGCCGACACTTACGATATTCGCGTGCAAGCGCATGTTTGTGGCGGGCCTGTAGCAACGGCTGCGTCATTACACTTAGAAACGGCTATTCCAAACTTCTTGATTCACGAGCATCACACTTACGCCATCAAAGCGTGGAACCGTGAACTTTGTATTCAAGATCCACAGCCAGTTGATGGTTTCTTTGAAGTGTCAGAAACACCGGGTATCGGCATTGAGCTTAACGATGAAGTTGTTAAGCGCTCACCGCACGTTACGGTTAAATAA
- a CDS encoding class II aldolase/adducin family protein: protein MFELPQLNLKDKVSDAEWQTRIDLAACYRLAYLHGWDDLIYTHISARIPGTDEFLINAFGLAFDEITASNLVKIDLQGNILDKDCPFEINPAGFTIHSAVHEVRHDAMCVLHLHTNELISVATLKNGLQPLSQYSAFALASMSYHGYEGLAVNEDEKARLQADLGTANFMLLRNHGGLTCGKTIGDAFMHMYDLTRACQVQLQVQATGQELIEVDQSIVDNIKAQANVVHTGLTGGQKSWPAMLRRIYRLDPSFAS, encoded by the coding sequence ATGTTCGAACTTCCTCAACTTAACCTAAAAGATAAAGTTTCAGACGCCGAATGGCAGACCCGTATAGATTTGGCGGCTTGTTACCGTTTAGCCTACTTACACGGCTGGGATGATTTGATTTATACCCACATTTCAGCACGTATTCCCGGCACTGACGAGTTTCTTATTAATGCCTTTGGCTTAGCATTTGACGAAATCACCGCGTCTAACTTGGTGAAAATTGATCTGCAAGGCAACATTTTAGATAAAGATTGCCCGTTTGAAATCAACCCAGCAGGCTTTACCATTCATAGCGCAGTACACGAAGTGCGCCACGATGCTATGTGCGTATTGCATTTGCACACCAATGAACTCATTTCGGTGGCAACCTTAAAAAATGGCTTGCAGCCACTTAGTCAATATTCGGCATTTGCGTTGGCATCAATGAGCTATCACGGTTATGAAGGTTTAGCGGTAAACGAAGATGAAAAAGCGCGCTTACAAGCAGACTTAGGTACGGCTAACTTTATGTTACTGCGCAATCACGGTGGCTTAACCTGCGGTAAAACCATTGGTGATGCCTTTATGCATATGTATGACTTAACGCGCGCTTGCCAAGTACAATTGCAAGTTCAAGCAACAGGCCAAGAACTGATTGAAGTTGACCAAAGCATTGTCGATAACATCAAAGCACAAGCGAATGTCGTACATACAGGTTTAACTGGTGGGCAAAAATCATGGCCAGCAATGTTGCGCCGTATTTATCGCCTTGACCCAAGCTTTGCAAGTTAA
- a CDS encoding NRDE family protein — protein MCILFIALHQHPKYPLIIAANRDEFRQRPTAAMHWWQSPTADVEPSVLAGKDLSAGGTWLAIARSGKFAALTNFRKLPIDNSRQYTSRGELVLKAHQLGNAELTQLLSTQYQQYQGFNLLYGDQHGLTCFDSVNHQFTENKAGFFSLCNGALDDIWPKMARGEQALERFIASQSTRELNHQDLLGLLQDNQTAPDNLLPKTGLPYEWEKQLSAIFIRGEEYGTRSSCVYTLRFDGVAQVTEVTYDRSGDIDSQVEFSWQTETKSLLT, from the coding sequence ATGTGTATTTTGTTTATTGCCTTACATCAACATCCTAAATATCCGTTAATCATTGCGGCAAATCGTGACGAATTTAGGCAACGACCAACAGCCGCAATGCATTGGTGGCAATCACCAACAGCTGATGTTGAACCTTCCGTACTTGCAGGCAAAGACTTAAGCGCAGGTGGCACTTGGCTGGCGATTGCTCGTTCAGGAAAATTTGCCGCACTAACCAACTTTCGCAAGCTGCCAATTGATAATTCACGTCAATACACCAGTCGTGGTGAACTTGTATTAAAAGCGCACCAATTGGGAAATGCTGAGCTAACCCAGTTACTAAGCACGCAGTACCAGCAATATCAAGGTTTTAACTTACTATATGGCGATCAACATGGTTTAACCTGCTTTGATAGCGTTAATCATCAATTTACTGAGAATAAGGCTGGATTTTTTAGCCTGTGCAATGGTGCACTAGACGACATTTGGCCCAAAATGGCACGTGGCGAGCAAGCCCTTGAGCGCTTTATCGCAAGCCAAAGCACTAGGGAGCTTAACCACCAAGACCTGCTTGGTTTATTGCAAGATAACCAAACTGCACCGGATAATCTGTTACCCAAAACTGGCTTGCCCTATGAATGGGAAAAGCAGTTAAGCGCTATTTTCATTCGCGGCGAGGAATACGGTACTCGCTCTTCGTGTGTTTATACGCTGCGCTTTGACGGTGTGGCACAGGTGACCGAAGTGACCTACGACAGGAGCGGCGATATTGACAGCCAAGTTGAATTTTCTTGGCAAACTGAAACTAAATCGCTGCTAACTTAA
- a CDS encoding threonine/serine ThrE exporter family protein: MPQSAEFKQKRRFIISLGKALHKFGTNSFRSEAHLQNVANFLGVKASFIITPTSLTFVLIDDEHCEHNYIVRVKPGDLDLGSLARTDELVEELSSGQRSLAEATERIEEIYNKPNPYGKTITFLAFGASSGAFAMLMHTSWNDVLWSGLLGLVVALFVFWSERSQRISESLEPLSALVCALIASAVTNYDPHINMALVILSAIIVFIPGLSLTLGLSELAARHLVSGTARIMDAIMVLFKLYFGAVLGIAIGNLIWGTAEFIQPSAMPNWTSWVAVTILSMTLVIMFQVRKKDAPWGIISGYIAYGATLWATPYLGYALGAFAGAFALGVYSNLFSRVMNLPSSIVMLLGLVVLVPGSKVYIGLNSAVSGQNMLNTPDTASQTFLIFMSLVAGLIFANVAVRSRNTL; the protein is encoded by the coding sequence ATGCCACAAAGTGCAGAATTCAAACAAAAGCGCCGATTTATCATTAGTTTAGGTAAAGCGCTTCATAAGTTTGGCACTAACTCTTTTCGCTCTGAAGCACACCTGCAAAACGTCGCCAATTTTCTTGGCGTCAAAGCATCTTTTATTATTACACCGACCTCGCTTACTTTTGTCTTAATTGATGATGAACATTGCGAGCACAATTATATTGTGCGAGTAAAACCCGGTGATTTGGACCTGGGCTCGCTTGCAAGAACTGATGAGTTAGTTGAAGAGTTAAGCTCGGGTCAACGCAGCTTAGCCGAAGCAACTGAGCGCATTGAAGAGATCTACAACAAACCCAACCCATACGGTAAAACCATCACATTTTTAGCATTTGGTGCGTCAAGTGGTGCCTTTGCTATGTTAATGCACACCAGTTGGAATGACGTACTTTGGTCAGGCTTACTCGGTTTGGTGGTTGCCCTATTTGTTTTCTGGTCTGAACGCTCACAGCGAATTTCAGAGTCGCTAGAGCCTTTATCTGCGTTGGTTTGCGCCTTAATTGCCTCTGCGGTGACTAATTACGATCCCCACATCAATATGGCACTGGTGATATTGTCGGCCATTATTGTGTTTATTCCCGGCCTGTCACTAACGCTGGGCTTGTCTGAGCTTGCTGCTCGACACCTTGTGTCGGGAACCGCCCGCATAATGGATGCCATTATGGTGCTCTTTAAGCTGTACTTTGGCGCTGTTTTGGGTATCGCTATTGGTAACTTAATTTGGGGAACAGCTGAATTTATCCAGCCGTCAGCTATGCCAAATTGGACCTCTTGGGTTGCGGTAACCATTTTATCTATGACCCTAGTCATCATGTTCCAAGTGCGCAAAAAAGATGCGCCTTGGGGGATAATATCCGGCTATATCGCTTATGGCGCGACACTTTGGGCGACACCTTATTTAGGCTATGCCCTTGGCGCCTTTGCCGGCGCGTTTGCTTTAGGCGTTTACAGTAACTTATTCTCACGTGTGATGAATTTGCCAAGCAGTATTGTTATGCTACTTGGTCTGGTTGTATTGGTACCCGGCAGTAAAGTGTATATTGGGTTAAACTCCGCTGTTTCTGGCCAAAATATGTTGAATACGCCAGATACCGCCTCGCAAACTTTTTTGATTTTTATGTCGCTTGTTGCAGGCTTAATTTTCGCTAATGTTGCGGTACGTTCACGCAATACGTTGTAA
- a CDS encoding TetR/AcrR family transcriptional regulator, giving the protein MTAKSTTDKKQTKPLTNQTDPNTSAKSSYHHGDLRPTLLQAASEMINAGGVEALSLRKLAEKVGVSRTATYHHFRNKHDLLCAVAAEGFFRWQTIEQAIFNDTERPINDRYRQFIFKYIDFAANNPAIYDLMFGHTLWKNDHSNQELRDIAYPVFQHQVEMTKAWQQAGILPKEENTLRLAQVTWGTMHGIARLLIDGIYADANSIEEMCECAVNVFLAKK; this is encoded by the coding sequence ATGACTGCTAAATCAACCACCGACAAAAAACAAACTAAGCCACTGACTAATCAGACCGACCCCAATACATCAGCCAAAAGTAGCTATCACCACGGTGACTTGCGCCCTACTTTGTTGCAAGCCGCGTCAGAAATGATTAATGCGGGTGGAGTTGAAGCGCTTTCATTACGTAAACTTGCGGAGAAAGTTGGCGTGTCGCGTACCGCCACTTACCACCATTTTAGAAACAAACACGACTTATTGTGTGCTGTTGCGGCAGAGGGGTTTTTTCGCTGGCAAACCATCGAGCAAGCAATATTCAACGATACAGAGCGGCCAATTAACGACAGGTATCGTCAATTTATCTTTAAATACATCGACTTTGCTGCCAACAACCCAGCAATTTACGACTTGATGTTTGGCCATACCCTATGGAAAAACGATCATTCAAACCAAGAACTGCGCGACATCGCCTATCCTGTATTTCAACATCAGGTAGAAATGACCAAAGCTTGGCAGCAGGCAGGCATTTTACCCAAAGAGGAAAATACCTTGCGCCTCGCGCAAGTAACTTGGGGCACTATGCACGGTATTGCACGCTTGTTGATTGATGGTATATACGCTGACGCTAATAGCATTGAAGAAATGTGCGAGTGTGCAGTTAATGTCTTTCTTGCCAAAAAATAA